The Lolium rigidum isolate FL_2022 chromosome 1, APGP_CSIRO_Lrig_0.1, whole genome shotgun sequence region TTTTAGAAGAATTTTTTACCGAAGAAGAGCTAGTGTTTTCTTTGATGTTCACCAAAACAACCCTTTGTTCTTTCCGTGGATCACACAGTGAGCGTATTTGGTATTTTGATATTATACGTATCAACGACCTGGTGAAGCCTCTTAATTAATCATTAAACAGAACTAATAAACGGAAAAGGGTTGATAAATGATCAAGATAAAACTTTCATATTTTGCATTCTGAAATGTTCTTTTTATTATAATAAATTATTATAATAAAGAGGAGGCGAATCCACTTACTAATTTacgaataaaaaataaaaaaaaactcaaaaattAGTAGAACTTCCTCTTTGGAATAGAAATAGGCTATTTCTACATAGGGAAAGTCGTGTGCAATGAAAAATGCAAGCACGATTTGGGGAGGGGTTTTTCTCTATTGTAACAAGGACCAATTATCTACTCCATCCGACTAGTTCCGGGTTCGAGTCCCGGGCAACCCATATGGAAAATAAAAAAGACCAATCTTAGTTTTTAACTTGGACTCACTTCATTTACAAAATTTTTTGTTTGGTTAATTTAGCTATATGGATATCCAATCCTTGAGCTGATTTGGTTGACATTGGTATATAGTCTATGTTATACTGTTAAATAACAAGCCTTCTATTATCTATATTATTTATAGTTAATATGTGTGCTTGGGAGTCCTTGCAATTTGAATAAACCAAGATCTTACCATGACTGCAATTTTAGAGAGACGCGAAAGTACAAGCCTGTGGGGTCGCTTCTGCAACTGGATAACTAGCACTGAAAACCGTCTTTACATCGGATGGTTCGGTGTTTTGATGATCCCTACTTTATTGACCGCAACTTCTGTATTTATTATCGCCTTCATCGCTGCCCCTCCAGTAGATATTGATGGTATTCGTGAGCCTGTTTCTGGTTCTTTACTTTATGGAAACAATATTATCTCTGGTGCTATTATTCCTACTTCGGCGGCGATCGGATTGCACTTTTACCCAATTTGGGAAGCTGCATCTGTTGATGAGTGGTTATACAATGGTGGTCCTTATGAGCTAATTGTTCTACACTTCTTACTTGGTGTAGCTTGTTATATGGGTCGTGAGTGGGAACTTAGTTTCCGTTTGGGTATGCGTCCTTGGATTGCTGTTGCATACTCAGCTCCTGTTGCGGCTGCTACTGCTGTTTTCTTGATTTACCCTATTGGTCAAGGAAGCTTCTCTGATGGTATGCCTTTAGGAATATCTGGTACTTTCAACTTTATGATTGTATTCCAGGCAGAGCACAACATCCTTATGCATCCATTCCACATGTTAGGTGTAGCTGGTGTATTCGGCGGCTCCCTATTTAGTGCTATGCATGGTTCCTTGGTAACCTCTAGTTTGATCAGGGAAACTACTGAAAATGAATCTGCTAATGAGGGTTACAAATTTGGTCAAGAGGAAGAGACTTATAATATTGTGGCTGCTCATGGTTATTTTGGCCGATTAATCTTCCAATATGCTAGTTTCAACAACTCTCGTTCTTTACACTTCTTCTTGGCTGCTTGGCCTGTAGTAGGAATCTGGTTCACTGCTTTAGGTATTAGTACTATGGCTTTCAACCTAAATGGTTTCAATTTCAACCAATCTGTAGTTGATAGTCAAGGTCGCGTTATTAATACTTGGGCTGATATCATCAACCGAGCTAATCTTGGTATGGAAGTAATGCACGAACGTAATGCTCACAACTTCCCTCTAGACCTAGCTGCTCTTGAAGTTCCATCTCTTAATGGATAAGGTTTTTCTGCTAACATATAGGAATTTTTGAAGAAATAAAAGCTAGAAATACCCAATATCTTGCTAGAACAAGATATTGGGTATTTCTTTGTTtattcataatctttctattctgAATTCAGTTAACGGCGAGATTTAGTATCCTTTCTTGCATTTTCATAACTCGTGAAATGCCGAGTAGGCACGAATTCCCCCAATTTGCGACCTACCATCGGATTTGTTATGTAAATAGGTATATGTTCCTTTCCATTATGAATCGCGATTGTATGGCCAACCATTGTGGGTAGAATGCTAGATGCCCGGGACCACGTTACTATTGTTTCTTTCTCCTCCTTCATATTTACCTTTTCTATTTTTGCCAATAAATGATGAGC contains the following coding sequences:
- the LOC124685439 gene encoding photosystem II protein D1 encodes the protein MTAILERRESTSLWGRFCNWITSTENRLYIGWFGVLMIPTLLTATSVFIIAFIAAPPVDIDGIREPVSGSLLYGNNIISGAIIPTSAAIGLHFYPIWEAASVDEWLYNGGPYELIVLHFLLGVACYMGREWELSFRLGMRPWIAVAYSAPVAAATAVFLIYPIGQGSFSDGMPLGISGTFNFMIVFQAEHNILMHPFHMLGVAGVFGGSLFSAMHGSLVTSSLIRETTENESANEGYKFGQEEETYNIVAAHGYFGRLIFQYASFNNSRSLHFFLAAWPVVGIWFTALGISTMAFNLNGFNFNQSVVDSQGRVINTWADIINRANLGMEVMHERNAHNFPLDLAALEVPSLNG